A single window of Chloroflexota bacterium DNA harbors:
- a CDS encoding sugar kinase, giving the protein MADVVTFGETMLRLSPPDYLRLEQTHVLDVNIGGAEWNVAADLSRLGISTAWVSRLTDNALGRMIRNKAREQGVDTSHIVWTKGDRNGIYFVEFGATPRPSSVLYDRSHSAISQIKPGEINWEEVLKGAKWFHTSGITPALSPGAAQVTTEALQTAKKAGCKVSYDLNYRARLWTEEEARKCQEPLMEYIDVLLSTEEDTRRVLGITGKDYREVAQKLAEKFNFEVVCITLREDVSVLRNRWTAIAYAAGKIYDDRTYDVEIVDRVGAGDSYTAGFIYGYLTGDVEKGVKYGNAFSALKHSIPSDTNWATLQEVENLLKGGGLRISR; this is encoded by the coding sequence ATGGCTGACGTTGTTACTTTTGGCGAAACCATGTTGCGGCTTTCCCCGCCAGATTACCTCAGGCTGGAACAGACTCACGTGCTCGATGTTAATATCGGCGGTGCGGAGTGGAATGTGGCCGCTGACCTGAGCCGGCTGGGCATCAGCACGGCCTGGGTTTCACGGCTGACGGACAACGCCCTCGGCCGCATGATTCGCAATAAAGCTCGCGAGCAGGGCGTGGATACCTCACACATCGTCTGGACCAAAGGCGACCGCAACGGGATTTATTTCGTGGAATTCGGCGCCACGCCCAGACCGAGCAGCGTTCTCTATGACCGCTCCCACTCCGCCATCAGCCAGATAAAGCCCGGGGAGATAAACTGGGAGGAAGTCCTGAAGGGCGCCAAGTGGTTCCATACCAGCGGCATCACACCGGCACTGAGCCCCGGTGCCGCCCAGGTCACCACCGAGGCACTGCAGACCGCCAAGAAGGCCGGCTGTAAGGTAAGCTACGACCTCAACTACCGCGCCCGACTCTGGACGGAAGAGGAAGCCCGGAAATGTCAGGAACCGTTGATGGAGTATATCGATGTTCTCCTGTCAACGGAGGAGGATACCAGAAGGGTACTCGGCATCACCGGCAAGGATTATCGCGAAGTAGCCCAGAAATTGGCGGAAAAATTCAACTTCGAGGTCGTCTGCATCACCCTGCGCGAGGACGTATCTGTGTTGAGAAATCGCTGGACGGCGATTGCCTACGCAGCGGGCAAGATATACGACGACCGGACTTACGACGTGGAGATAGTGGACCGCGTTGGTGCCGGCGATTCGTACACTGCCGGGTTCATTTATGGCTACCTCACCGGCGATGTGGAAAAGGGCGTCAAGTACGGGAACGCCTTCTCGGCCCTGAAGCACTCCATCCCCAGTGATACCAACTGGGCGACGCTGCAGGAGGTGGAGAACCTGCTCAAAGGCGGCGGCCTGCGCATCAGTCGCTGA
- the eda gene encoding bifunctional 4-hydroxy-2-oxoglutarate aldolase/2-dehydro-3-deoxy-phosphogluconate aldolase → MSDKEKNLQTIIDCGVVAIVRVSSAQEAVDVCQAIAKGGVKPIEVTMTVPGAIDAIREFRSAVKEEVLVGAGTVLDPETARACILAGAEFIVSPTLNLEVIKVCRRYSKIVIPGTFTPTEILTAWEAGADIVKVFPASVGGPGYLKDILGPLPQVKLVPTGGVNLQTTPEFIKAGAVAVAAGSSLVDKKAVSEKNWAVITETAQKFCEAVRQARGG, encoded by the coding sequence ATGAGTGATAAGGAGAAGAATTTACAGACCATCATAGACTGTGGCGTGGTGGCCATTGTCAGGGTCAGCAGCGCCCAGGAAGCGGTGGACGTATGCCAGGCCATTGCCAAAGGCGGTGTTAAACCGATTGAGGTGACCATGACCGTCCCCGGTGCCATCGATGCCATCAGGGAATTCAGAAGCGCGGTAAAGGAGGAGGTACTGGTTGGCGCCGGTACCGTGCTCGATCCGGAAACGGCCCGCGCCTGTATCCTGGCTGGCGCCGAGTTCATCGTCAGCCCCACCCTTAACCTCGAGGTCATCAAGGTCTGCCGTCGCTACAGCAAGATTGTCATCCCCGGCACCTTCACCCCCACTGAGATACTGACCGCCTGGGAGGCCGGTGCGGACATCGTCAAGGTGTTCCCGGCATCGGTAGGCGGCCCCGGATACCTTAAGGACATTCTGGGGCCACTGCCTCAGGTGAAGCTGGTGCCCACCGGCGGGGTGAACCTGCAGACCACGCCGGAATTCATCAAGGCCGGCGCGGTGGCGGTGGCTGCCGGTTCATCGCTGGTGGATAAGAAAGCGGTGAGCGAGAAAAACTGGGCTGTCATCACGGAGACCGCACAGAAATTCTGCGAAGCGGTGAGGCAGGCAAGGGGAGGTTAG
- a CDS encoding aldo/keto reductase: MGKIRLGRTEMMVTGLGFGGIPIQRVPEEEAIAVVHKCLELGINFLDTANGYTTSEERIGKAIKGNREGIFLATKSLARTREDIEKHLKLSLERLGVDYIDLYQLHNISDAKALETVLDPDGPRGAVEDAKKAGLVKHIGITSHQIDIAKDAVKTGLFETLMFPLNFMSYEGKEELLSLCKQHDVGFIAMKPLAGGMIDNAAIAIKYLLQFPDIVLIPGIERVPEIEEIARVFEGPKEMTAGEKQEIERIRQELGARFCRRCDYCQPCQAEIPIADVMSFPNLAKRLPEVRLYTGKFAESFVKADECTDCGECEERCPYNLSIRDMMKEHVKMHQAGKREYEKQLASR; the protein is encoded by the coding sequence ATGGGAAAGATAAGGCTGGGCAGAACTGAGATGATGGTGACCGGACTCGGATTCGGGGGCATCCCCATCCAGAGAGTCCCCGAAGAGGAAGCCATCGCCGTGGTCCATAAATGTCTGGAACTGGGCATCAACTTCCTGGACACGGCCAACGGTTACACCACCAGCGAGGAGAGAATCGGCAAGGCAATTAAAGGAAATCGTGAAGGAATCTTTCTGGCCACAAAGTCGTTGGCCCGCACCCGAGAAGATATCGAGAAACACCTCAAACTAAGTCTGGAGAGGCTCGGCGTTGATTACATAGACCTCTACCAGCTCCACAACATCAGCGATGCCAAAGCGCTGGAAACCGTTCTCGACCCCGATGGCCCGCGAGGCGCAGTCGAAGACGCCAAAAAAGCCGGCCTGGTGAAGCACATTGGCATAACCTCTCATCAGATTGACATCGCCAAAGATGCGGTGAAGACCGGCCTCTTTGAGACCCTCATGTTTCCATTAAACTTCATGTCCTACGAAGGCAAGGAAGAACTGCTGTCCTTGTGCAAACAGCACGATGTCGGCTTCATCGCCATGAAACCGCTGGCCGGCGGGATGATAGATAACGCCGCCATTGCCATTAAATACCTGCTCCAGTTTCCTGATATAGTGCTTATCCCCGGCATTGAACGGGTGCCTGAAATAGAGGAAATCGCCCGGGTATTCGAGGGGCCGAAGGAGATGACAGCCGGGGAAAAGCAGGAGATAGAGCGTATCAGACAGGAGCTCGGTGCCAGGTTCTGCCGTCGCTGCGATTACTGCCAGCCCTGCCAGGCGGAAATACCCATCGCGGATGTAATGTCGTTCCCCAACCTCGCCAAACGCCTGCCTGAGGTCCGCCTTTACACCGGCAAGTTTGCCGAGTCATTTGTCAAAGCGGACGAATGCACCGACTGCGGCGAGTGCGAGGAACGCTGCCCCTACAACCTGTCCATCAGGGATATGATGAAGGAGCACGTGAAAATGCACCAGGCGGGCAAAAGGGAATACGAGAAGCAGCTTGCTTCACGTTAG
- a CDS encoding DUF1893 domain-containing protein: MNMVMYEQVFQEFVNSDDTLRVFEGDKLVFSSRKDRLLPLMEYLDRFAPEHEGVVIFDKIIGNAAALLAVRAKCREVFSPLGSELAIHTLEKYGINYNFARIVPTIQRADGEDMCPMEKLSIGKEPEEFYQTMVEIINRSATRGS, from the coding sequence ATGAATATGGTGATGTACGAACAGGTCTTTCAGGAATTCGTTAACAGTGATGATACCCTGCGGGTATTTGAAGGCGATAAGCTTGTCTTCTCTTCCAGAAAAGACCGGTTGCTGCCGCTGATGGAATACCTTGACCGCTTCGCCCCGGAGCATGAAGGGGTGGTTATCTTCGATAAAATTATCGGCAATGCTGCAGCCCTGCTTGCTGTCAGGGCGAAGTGCCGGGAAGTATTCAGTCCACTGGGCAGCGAGCTTGCCATACATACGCTGGAAAAATACGGGATTAATTATAACTTCGCCAGAATTGTCCCCACCATCCAGCGAGCCGATGGGGAGGACATGTGCCCTATGGAGAAACTATCCATAGGCAAAGAACCCGAAGAGTTCTACCAGACCATGGTGGAAATCATCAACAGGTCGGCAACCAGGGGCTCTTAA
- a CDS encoding Mut7-C RNAse domain-containing protein, translated as MKDWWFSYNRGGARKAAVSDSTKFIVDSNVGKLAKWLRMLGYDAVFFEGDDDAYMIDRALKEDRVILTRDTQVMKRGVITSGRLKAILIDSDKVEPQVLQVIETLHLDFQSRPFTICLECNNPLEERSKEEIKDRVPSYVFKTQQQYMECPVCHRIYWRGTHWQAMLGKLERLTKRR; from the coding sequence ATGAAGGACTGGTGGTTCAGCTATAATAGAGGTGGGGCAAGGAAAGCCGCGGTGTCAGACAGTACAAAATTCATCGTGGACAGCAATGTGGGCAAGCTGGCCAAATGGCTGAGAATGCTGGGCTATGATGCCGTTTTCTTCGAGGGCGACGATGACGCCTATATGATTGACAGAGCGTTGAAGGAAGACCGGGTGATACTGACCCGGGATACCCAGGTAATGAAACGGGGCGTTATCACCAGCGGCCGACTCAAAGCCATCCTGATTGACAGCGACAAAGTGGAGCCGCAGGTACTCCAGGTAATTGAAACGTTACACCTTGATTTCCAGTCCAGGCCGTTCACCATCTGCCTTGAGTGCAATAATCCACTGGAGGAGAGGAGCAAAGAAGAAATCAAAGACCGCGTGCCGTCCTACGTTTTCAAGACACAGCAGCAGTACATGGAGTGCCCCGTTTGCCATAGAATCTACTGGCGCGGCACGCACTGGCAGGCGATGCTCGGCAAACTGGAACGATTGACAAAGCGCCGCTAA